The following proteins are encoded in a genomic region of Chiroxiphia lanceolata isolate bChiLan1 chromosome 18, bChiLan1.pri, whole genome shotgun sequence:
- the CLTCL1 gene encoding clathrin heavy chain 2 isoform X2: protein MAQILPIRFQEHFQLQNLGINPANIGFSTLTMESDKFICIREKVGEQAQVVIIDMSDPTTPIRRPISAESAIMNPASKVIALKAGKTLQIFNIEMKSKMKAHTMAEEVIFWKWISVNTVALVTETAVYHWSMEGESQPQKMFDRHASLAGCQIINYRTDEHQKWLLLIGISAQQNRVVGAMQLYSVDRKVSQPIEGHAAAFAEFKIEGNAKPSTLFCFAVRSPAGGKLHIIEVGQPATGNQPFVKKAVDVFFPPEAQTDFPVAMQIGIKHGVIYLITKYGYIHMYDLESGVCIYMNRISADTIFVTAPHEPTSGIIGVNKKGQVLSVCVEEDNIVNYATNVLQNPDLGLRMAIRSNLAGAEELFARKFNTLFAQGNYADAAKVAASAPKGILRTSDTIRKFQSVPAQPGQASPLLQYFGILLDQGQLNKFESLELCRPVLQQGRKQLLEKWLKEDKLECSEELGDLVKTADPTLALSVYLRANVPNKVIQCFAETGQFQKIVLYAKKVGYTPDWIFLLRSVMRVSPEQGLQFSQMLVQDEEPLANINQIVDVFMEHSLLQQCTSFLLDALKNNRPAEGHLQTRLLEMNLIHAPQVADAILGNQMFTHYDRAHVAQLCEKAGLLQRALEHYTDLYDIKRAVVHTHLLNPEWLVNFFGSLSVEDSVECLRAMLSANIRQNLQLCVQVASKYHEQLGTQSLVELFESFKSYEGLFYFLGSIVNFSQDPDVHFKYIQAACKTGQIKEVERICRESNCYNPERVKNFLKEAKLTDQLPLIIVCDRFDFVHDLVLYLYRNNLQKYIEIYVQKVNPSRIPAVVGGLLDVDCSEDVIKNLIMVVRGQFSTDELVAEVEKRNRLKLLLPWLESRIHEGSEEPATHNALAKIYIDSNNNPERFLRENPYYDSRVVGKYCEKRDPHLACVAYERGQCDLELIKVCNENSLFKSEARYLVRRKDPELWANVLEENNPFRRQLIDQVVQTALSETQDPEEVSVTVKAFMTADLPNELIELLEKIVLDNSVFSEHRNLQNLLILTAIKADRTRVMEYINRLDNYDAPDIANIAISNELYEEAFAIFRKFDVNTSAIQVLIEHIGNLDRAYEFAERCNEPAVWSQLARAQLQKDLVKEAIDSYIKADDPSAYMEVVQAANRNDNWEDLVKFLQMARKKARESYVETELIFALAKTNRLSELEEFISGPNNAHIQQVGDRCYEEGMYEAAKLLYNNVSNFARLASTLVHLGEYQAAVDSGRKANSTRTWKEVCFACVDGKEFRLAQICGLHIVIHADELEELISYYQDRGYFEELIALLEAALGLERAHMGMFTELAILYSKFKPQKMREHLELFWSRVNIPKVLRAAEQAHLWAELVFLYDKYEEYDNAIITMMNHPTDAWKEGQFKDIIAKVANVELYYKALQFYLDYKPLLINDLLLVLSPRLDHTRTVNFFSKVNQLLLVKPYLRSVQNHNNKGVNEALNNLLTEEEDFQGLRASIDAYDNFDNITLAQRLEKHELIEFRRIAAYLYKGNNRWKQSVELCKKDRLYKDAMQYAAESKDAELAEKLLQWFLEEGKQECFAACLFTCYDLLHPDVVLELAWRHNIMDFAMPYFIQVMREYLTKVDGLFYKVDKLDASESLRKEEEQVTEPTPIVFGQQLMLTAGPSAVPPQANFPYGYTAPGFTQPPVYGFNM from the exons ATGGCCCAGATACTGCCCATTCGCTTCCAGGAGCATTTCCAG CTCCAAAATTTGGGTATTAACCCAGCAAACATTGGATTCAGCACCCTCACAATGGAATCTGACAAGTTCATCTGCATCAGGGAGAAGGTGGGAGAGCAGGCCCAGGTTGTGATAATTGACATGAGCGATCCCACAACACCCATCAGACGCCCAATTTCTGCAGAAAGTGCCATCATGAATCCAGCCTCCAAAGTAATAGCACTGAAAG CTGGGAAAACACTTCAGATCTTTAACATTGAgatgaaaagtaaaatgaaagcCCACACAATGGCAGAAGAAGTGATCTTCTGGAAGTGGATATCTGTGAATACAGTTGCCTTGGTGACAGAGACAGCAGTCTACCACTGGAGCATGGAGGGAGAATCGCAACCCCAGAAGATGTTTGACAGACATGCCAGTCTTGCAGGCTGCCAAATCATCAATTACAGAACAGATGAACACCAAAAATGGCTGCTGCTGATAGGAATTTCAGCACAG cAAAATCGTGTGGTTGGTGCAATGCAGCTGTACTCGGTTGATAGAAAAGTCTCCCAACCTATAGAAGGCCATGCAGCAGCTTTTGCAGAATTCAAAATAGAGGGAAATGCCAAACCTTCTACcctcttctgttttgctgtgagGAGTCCTGCTGGAGGAAAG CTACACATAATTGAAGTAGGTCAGCCAGCTACTGGAAATCAGCCATTTGTTAAGAAAGCTGTTGATGTGTTTTTCCCACCTGAGGCACAAACAGACTTTCCTGTGGCAATGCAG ATTGGAATCAAGCATGGTGTTATCTATCTGATCACCAAGTATGGATATATCCACATGTATGACTTGGAGTCTGGAGTGTGCATCTACATGAACCGTATTAGCGCTGACACCATCTTTGTCACAGCTCCTCATGAACCTACCTCAGGCATTATTGGTGTGAACAAAAAAGGACAG gtgctttctgtgtgtgttgAGGAAGACAACATAGTGAACTATGCTACGAATGTTCTCCAGAATCCTGACCTGGGCCTGCGCATGGCCATACGGAGTAacctggctggggcagaggaatTGTTTGCCAGAAAGTTTAACACGCTGTTTGCTCAAGGAAACTATGCAGATGCTGCTAAAGTAGCTGCATCTGCACCAAAG GGAATTCTACGTACCAGTGATACAATTAGGAAGTTCCAGAGTGTACCAGCTCAACCTGGGCAGGcctctcccctgctccagtACTTTGGAATATTGCTTGACCAGGGACAGCTGAACAAGTTTGAGTCTCTGGAGCTGTGTCgccctgtcctgcagcagggccGCAAACAGCTCCTGGAGAAGTGGCTGAAGGAAGACAAG CTGGAGtgctcagaggagctgggagacTTGGTGAAGACGGCTGACCCGACCCTTGCGCTCAGCGTCTACCTTCGTGCTAATGTGCCAAACAAAGTGATCCAGTGCTTTGCTGAAACTGGTCAATTCCAGAAAATAGTGCTGTATGCTAAAAAG GTTGGCTATACCCCAGACTGGATCTTTCTGCTGAGAAGTGTGATGAGAGTCAGTCCAGAGCAAGGCCTGCAGTTCTCTCAGATGCTGGTACAGGATGAGGAGCCACTGGCTAACATTAACCAG ATTGTGGATGTGTTCATGGAGCACAGTCTCCTTCAGCAGTGCACGTCCTTTTTGTTGGATGCCTTGAAAAACAACCGCCCTGCAGAAGGACACCTTCAGACAAGGCTCCTGGAAATGAATTTGATCCATGCCCCGCAG GTTGCAGATGCCATTCTTGGAAACCAAATGTTTACCCACTATGACCGTGCTCATGTTGCCCAGCTGTGTGAAAAGGCAGGCTTGCTCCAGCGAGCACTGGAACACTACACAGATCTCTATGATATCAAACGGGCAGTTGTTCATACTCACCTCTTGAATCCTGAG TGGCTCGTGAACTTCTTTGGCTCCCTCTCAGTTGAAGACTCTGTGGAGTGTTTGCGTGCCATGCTGTCAGCCAACATTAGGCAAAACCTACAGCTGTGTGTGCAAGTTGCTTCTAAATACCACGAGCAGCTTGGTACCCAGTCTCTTGTGGAGCTTTTTGAGTCTTTCAAAAGCTATGAAG GACTGTTCTATTTCTTGGGTTCCATTGTAAACTTTAGCCAGGATCCAGATGTTCACTTCAAGTACATCCAGGCAGCTTGCAAGACTGGTCAGATAAAGGAAGTGGAAAGAATCTGCCGTGAAAGTAACTGCTATAACCCAGAACGAGTGAAGAACTTTCTGAAG GAGGCAAAGCTCACAGATCAGCTTCCTCTGATCATTGTCTGTGATCGGTTTGACTTTGTTCATGACCTGGTGCTCTATTTATATCGCAATAACCTGCAGAAGTACATAGAGATCTACGTGCAGAAG GTGAATCCTAGCCGTATACCAGCAGTGGTTGGAGGGCTTCTTGATGTAGATTGTTCTGAAGATGTCATCAAGAACTTGATCATGGTGGTTAGAGGGCAGTTCTCAACAGATGAGCTGGTGGCAGAAGTGGAGAAAAGAAATCG gCTTAAGTTGCTGTTGCCATGGCTTGAATCAAGGATTCATGAAGGCTCTGAAGAACCTGCAACCCATAATGCTTTGGCCAAAATCTACATTGACAGTAATAATAACCCAGAGCGCTTCCTCCGTGAGAATCCTTACTATGACAGCCGTGTGGTCGGCAAATACTGTGAAAAGAGGGACCCTCATCTGGCCTGCGTTGCTTATGAGAGGGGGCAATGTGATCTGGAACTCATAAAG GTCTGCAATGAGAACTCTCTGTTCAAGAGCGAGGCTCGTTATCTGGTGCGCAGGAAGGACCCCGAGCTCTGGGCAAACGTactggaagaaaacaacccCTTCAGGCGGCAGCTGATTGACCAG GTTGTCCAGACGGCTTTATCAGAGACACAGGATCCAGAGGAGGTTTCTGTAACTGTGAAAGCTTTCATGACTGCTGATCTGCCTAATGAATTGATTGAGTTATTGGAAAAGATTGTCTTGGATAATTCTGTATTCAGTGAACACAG GAACCTCCAGAACCTGCTGATCCTGACGGCCATCAAGGCTGACCGCACCCGAGTGATGGAGTACATCAATCGCCTGGATAACTACGATGCCCCAGATATTGCAAACATTGCCATCAGTAATGAGCTGTATGAAGAAGCCTTTGCTATATTCAGAAAATTCGATGTTAATACTTCAGCAATTCAG GTGCTGATTGAGCACATTGGCAACTTAGACCGTGCTTATGAATTTGCAGAGAGATGTAACGAACCAGCAGTGTGGAGCCAGCTAGCCAGAGCACAGCTCCAGAAGGACTTGGTGAAAGAAGCCATTGACTCCTATATAAAGGCAGATGATCCATCTGCCTACATGGAAGTTGTTCAGGCAGCTAATAGAAATG atAACTGGGAGGACCTAGTGAAGTTCTTACAGATGGCCAGGAAGAAGGCTAGAGAGTCTTACGTAGAGACAGAACTTATTTTTGCTTTGGCAAAAACTAATCGTCTGTCAGAACTGGAGGAGTTTATTAGTGGCCCTAATAATGCCCATATACAGCAG GTCGGTGATCGCTGTTATGAAGAGGGGATGTATGAGGCAGCAAAATTGCTCTATAACAACGTATCGAACTTTGCTCGCCTGGCGTCCACCTTGGTGCACCTCGGGGAGTATCAGGCGGCCGTGGACAGTGGCCGCAAAGCCAACAGCACAAGGACTTGGAAGGAG GTGTGCTTCGCTTGTGTGGATGGAAAAGAATTCCGCTTGGCACAGATCTGTGGCTTACACATAGTCATCCATGCTGATGAACTGGAAGAGCTGATCAGTTACTATCAG GATCGTGGCTACTTTGAAGAACTGATTGCCCTTTTGGAAGCTGCTTTGGGCCTCGAGCGTGCTCACATGGGAATGTTTACTGAACTTGCCATCTTATACTCCAAATTCAAGCCTCAGAAAATGAGGGAACATCTGGAGCTCTTCTGGTCTAGAGTTAATATTCCAAAG gtgctcagagctgcagaacaGGCTCATCTCTGGGCAGAACTTGTATTCCTCTATGACAAGTATGAGGAGTATGACAATGCAATAATTACTATGATGAATCATCCCACTGATGCCTGGAAAGAAGGGCAGTTTAAAGACATAATTGCCAAG GTGGCCAATGTGGAGCTGTACTACAAAGCCTTGCAGTTCTACTTGGACTACAAACCTCTGCTGATCAACGATCTCCTGCTTGTGTTATCTCCACGACTGGATCACACCAGGACAGTCAATTTTTTCTCAAAG GTTAATCAGCTACTTTTAGTAAAGCCTTATCTGCGTTCAGTCCAGAACCACAACAACAAAGGAGTTAACGAAGCTCTTAACAACCTTTTAACAGAGGAGGAAGATTTCCAG GGTTTGAGAGCTTCCATCGATGCCTACGACAACTTTGATAACATCACGTTGGCTCAGCGTCTGGAGAAGCACGAACTCATTGAATTCAGGCGCATCGCAGCGTATCTGTACAAGGGCAACAACCGCTGGAAACAGAGCGTGGAGCTCTGCAAGAAAGACCGGCTGTATAAG GATGCTATGCAGTATGCTGCAGAGTCCAAAGATGCAGAGCTGGCTGAGAAGCTGCTCCAGTGGTTCTTGGAAGAAGGCAAGCAGGAGTGCTTTGCAGCCTGTCTTTTCACATGCTATGACTTGCTGCACCCAGATGTAGTCCTTGAGTTGGCATGGAGACATAACATCATGGACTTTGCAATGCCTTATTTCATCCAAGTGATGAGAGAGTACCTTACCAAA GTTGATGGGCTGTTCTATAAG GTGGATAAACTTGATGCTTCTGAAAGCCtaagaaaagaagaggaacaAGTAACTGAACCTACTCCAATAGTATTTG GCCAGCAGTTGATGTTAACAGCAGGCCCCAGTGCAGTACCTCCCCAGGCAAACTTCCCATATGGATACACAGCGCCAGGATTCACCCAGCCGCCTGTTTATGGTTTCAATATGTAA
- the CLTCL1 gene encoding clathrin heavy chain 2 isoform X4 — protein sequence MAQILPIRFQEHFQLQNLGINPANIGFSTLTMESDKFICIREKVGEQAQVVIIDMSDPTTPIRRPISAESAIMNPASKVIALKAGKTLQIFNIEMKSKMKAHTMAEEVIFWKWISVNTVALVTETAVYHWSMEGESQPQKMFDRHASLAGCQIINYRTDEHQKWLLLIGISAQQNRVVGAMQLYSVDRKVSQPIEGHAAAFAEFKIEGNAKPSTLFCFAVRSPAGGKLHIIEVGQPATGNQPFVKKAVDVFFPPEAQTDFPVAMQIGIKHGVIYLITKYGYIHMYDLESGVCIYMNRISADTIFVTAPHEPTSGIIGVNKKGQVLSVCVEEDNIVNYATNVLQNPDLGLRMAIRSNLAGAEELFARKFNTLFAQGNYADAAKVAASAPKGILRTSDTIRKFQSVPAQPGQASPLLQYFGILLDQGQLNKFESLELCRPVLQQGRKQLLEKWLKEDKLECSEELGDLVKTADPTLALSVYLRANVPNKVIQCFAETGQFQKIVLYAKKVGYTPDWIFLLRSVMRVSPEQGLQFSQMLVQDEEPLANINQIVDVFMEHSLLQQCTSFLLDALKNNRPAEGHLQTRLLEMNLIHAPQVADAILGNQMFTHYDRAHVAQLCEKAGLLQRALEHYTDLYDIKRAVVHTHLLNPEWLVNFFGSLSVEDSVECLRAMLSANIRQNLQLCVQVASKYHEQLGTQSLVELFESFKSYEGLFYFLGSIVNFSQDPDVHFKYIQAACKTGQIKEVERICRESNCYNPERVKNFLKEAKLTDQLPLIIVCDRFDFVHDLVLYLYRNNLQKYIEIYVQKVNPSRIPAVVGGLLDVDCSEDVIKNLIMVVRGQFSTDELVAEVEKRNRLKLLLPWLESRIHEGSEEPATHNALAKIYIDSNNNPERFLRENPYYDSRVVGKYCEKRDPHLACVAYERGQCDLELIKVCNENSLFKSEARYLVRRKDPELWANVLEENNPFRRQLIDQVVQTALSETQDPEEVSVTVKAFMTADLPNELIELLEKIVLDNSVFSEHRNLQNLLILTAIKADRTRVMEYINRLDNYDAPDIANIAISNELYEEAFAIFRKFDVNTSAIQVLIEHIGNLDRAYEFAERCNEPAVWSQLARAQLQKDLVKEAIDSYIKADDPSAYMEVVQAANRNDNWEDLVKFLQMARKKARESYVETELIFALAKTNRLSELEEFISGPNNAHIQQVGDRCYEEGMYEAAKLLYNNVSNFARLASTLVHLGEYQAAVDSGRKANSTRTWKEVCFACVDGKEFRLAQICGLHIVIHADELEELISYYQDRGYFEELIALLEAALGLERAHMGMFTELAILYSKFKPQKMREHLELFWSRVNIPKVLRAAEQAHLWAELVFLYDKYEEYDNAIITMMNHPTDAWKEGQFKDIIAKVANVELYYKALQFYLDYKPLLINDLLLVLSPRLDHTRTVNFFSKVNQLLLVKPYLRSVQNHNNKGVNEALNNLLTEEEDFQGLRASIDAYDNFDNITLAQRLEKHELIEFRRIAAYLYKGNNRWKQSVELCKKDRLYKDAMQYAAESKDAELAEKLLQWFLEEGKQECFAACLFTCYDLLHPDVVLELAWRHNIMDFAMPYFIQVMREYLTKVDKLDASESLRKEEEQVTEPTPIVFGQQLMLTAGPSAVPPQANFPYGYTAPGFTQPPVYGFNM from the exons ATGGCCCAGATACTGCCCATTCGCTTCCAGGAGCATTTCCAG CTCCAAAATTTGGGTATTAACCCAGCAAACATTGGATTCAGCACCCTCACAATGGAATCTGACAAGTTCATCTGCATCAGGGAGAAGGTGGGAGAGCAGGCCCAGGTTGTGATAATTGACATGAGCGATCCCACAACACCCATCAGACGCCCAATTTCTGCAGAAAGTGCCATCATGAATCCAGCCTCCAAAGTAATAGCACTGAAAG CTGGGAAAACACTTCAGATCTTTAACATTGAgatgaaaagtaaaatgaaagcCCACACAATGGCAGAAGAAGTGATCTTCTGGAAGTGGATATCTGTGAATACAGTTGCCTTGGTGACAGAGACAGCAGTCTACCACTGGAGCATGGAGGGAGAATCGCAACCCCAGAAGATGTTTGACAGACATGCCAGTCTTGCAGGCTGCCAAATCATCAATTACAGAACAGATGAACACCAAAAATGGCTGCTGCTGATAGGAATTTCAGCACAG cAAAATCGTGTGGTTGGTGCAATGCAGCTGTACTCGGTTGATAGAAAAGTCTCCCAACCTATAGAAGGCCATGCAGCAGCTTTTGCAGAATTCAAAATAGAGGGAAATGCCAAACCTTCTACcctcttctgttttgctgtgagGAGTCCTGCTGGAGGAAAG CTACACATAATTGAAGTAGGTCAGCCAGCTACTGGAAATCAGCCATTTGTTAAGAAAGCTGTTGATGTGTTTTTCCCACCTGAGGCACAAACAGACTTTCCTGTGGCAATGCAG ATTGGAATCAAGCATGGTGTTATCTATCTGATCACCAAGTATGGATATATCCACATGTATGACTTGGAGTCTGGAGTGTGCATCTACATGAACCGTATTAGCGCTGACACCATCTTTGTCACAGCTCCTCATGAACCTACCTCAGGCATTATTGGTGTGAACAAAAAAGGACAG gtgctttctgtgtgtgttgAGGAAGACAACATAGTGAACTATGCTACGAATGTTCTCCAGAATCCTGACCTGGGCCTGCGCATGGCCATACGGAGTAacctggctggggcagaggaatTGTTTGCCAGAAAGTTTAACACGCTGTTTGCTCAAGGAAACTATGCAGATGCTGCTAAAGTAGCTGCATCTGCACCAAAG GGAATTCTACGTACCAGTGATACAATTAGGAAGTTCCAGAGTGTACCAGCTCAACCTGGGCAGGcctctcccctgctccagtACTTTGGAATATTGCTTGACCAGGGACAGCTGAACAAGTTTGAGTCTCTGGAGCTGTGTCgccctgtcctgcagcagggccGCAAACAGCTCCTGGAGAAGTGGCTGAAGGAAGACAAG CTGGAGtgctcagaggagctgggagacTTGGTGAAGACGGCTGACCCGACCCTTGCGCTCAGCGTCTACCTTCGTGCTAATGTGCCAAACAAAGTGATCCAGTGCTTTGCTGAAACTGGTCAATTCCAGAAAATAGTGCTGTATGCTAAAAAG GTTGGCTATACCCCAGACTGGATCTTTCTGCTGAGAAGTGTGATGAGAGTCAGTCCAGAGCAAGGCCTGCAGTTCTCTCAGATGCTGGTACAGGATGAGGAGCCACTGGCTAACATTAACCAG ATTGTGGATGTGTTCATGGAGCACAGTCTCCTTCAGCAGTGCACGTCCTTTTTGTTGGATGCCTTGAAAAACAACCGCCCTGCAGAAGGACACCTTCAGACAAGGCTCCTGGAAATGAATTTGATCCATGCCCCGCAG GTTGCAGATGCCATTCTTGGAAACCAAATGTTTACCCACTATGACCGTGCTCATGTTGCCCAGCTGTGTGAAAAGGCAGGCTTGCTCCAGCGAGCACTGGAACACTACACAGATCTCTATGATATCAAACGGGCAGTTGTTCATACTCACCTCTTGAATCCTGAG TGGCTCGTGAACTTCTTTGGCTCCCTCTCAGTTGAAGACTCTGTGGAGTGTTTGCGTGCCATGCTGTCAGCCAACATTAGGCAAAACCTACAGCTGTGTGTGCAAGTTGCTTCTAAATACCACGAGCAGCTTGGTACCCAGTCTCTTGTGGAGCTTTTTGAGTCTTTCAAAAGCTATGAAG GACTGTTCTATTTCTTGGGTTCCATTGTAAACTTTAGCCAGGATCCAGATGTTCACTTCAAGTACATCCAGGCAGCTTGCAAGACTGGTCAGATAAAGGAAGTGGAAAGAATCTGCCGTGAAAGTAACTGCTATAACCCAGAACGAGTGAAGAACTTTCTGAAG GAGGCAAAGCTCACAGATCAGCTTCCTCTGATCATTGTCTGTGATCGGTTTGACTTTGTTCATGACCTGGTGCTCTATTTATATCGCAATAACCTGCAGAAGTACATAGAGATCTACGTGCAGAAG GTGAATCCTAGCCGTATACCAGCAGTGGTTGGAGGGCTTCTTGATGTAGATTGTTCTGAAGATGTCATCAAGAACTTGATCATGGTGGTTAGAGGGCAGTTCTCAACAGATGAGCTGGTGGCAGAAGTGGAGAAAAGAAATCG gCTTAAGTTGCTGTTGCCATGGCTTGAATCAAGGATTCATGAAGGCTCTGAAGAACCTGCAACCCATAATGCTTTGGCCAAAATCTACATTGACAGTAATAATAACCCAGAGCGCTTCCTCCGTGAGAATCCTTACTATGACAGCCGTGTGGTCGGCAAATACTGTGAAAAGAGGGACCCTCATCTGGCCTGCGTTGCTTATGAGAGGGGGCAATGTGATCTGGAACTCATAAAG GTCTGCAATGAGAACTCTCTGTTCAAGAGCGAGGCTCGTTATCTGGTGCGCAGGAAGGACCCCGAGCTCTGGGCAAACGTactggaagaaaacaacccCTTCAGGCGGCAGCTGATTGACCAG GTTGTCCAGACGGCTTTATCAGAGACACAGGATCCAGAGGAGGTTTCTGTAACTGTGAAAGCTTTCATGACTGCTGATCTGCCTAATGAATTGATTGAGTTATTGGAAAAGATTGTCTTGGATAATTCTGTATTCAGTGAACACAG GAACCTCCAGAACCTGCTGATCCTGACGGCCATCAAGGCTGACCGCACCCGAGTGATGGAGTACATCAATCGCCTGGATAACTACGATGCCCCAGATATTGCAAACATTGCCATCAGTAATGAGCTGTATGAAGAAGCCTTTGCTATATTCAGAAAATTCGATGTTAATACTTCAGCAATTCAG GTGCTGATTGAGCACATTGGCAACTTAGACCGTGCTTATGAATTTGCAGAGAGATGTAACGAACCAGCAGTGTGGAGCCAGCTAGCCAGAGCACAGCTCCAGAAGGACTTGGTGAAAGAAGCCATTGACTCCTATATAAAGGCAGATGATCCATCTGCCTACATGGAAGTTGTTCAGGCAGCTAATAGAAATG atAACTGGGAGGACCTAGTGAAGTTCTTACAGATGGCCAGGAAGAAGGCTAGAGAGTCTTACGTAGAGACAGAACTTATTTTTGCTTTGGCAAAAACTAATCGTCTGTCAGAACTGGAGGAGTTTATTAGTGGCCCTAATAATGCCCATATACAGCAG GTCGGTGATCGCTGTTATGAAGAGGGGATGTATGAGGCAGCAAAATTGCTCTATAACAACGTATCGAACTTTGCTCGCCTGGCGTCCACCTTGGTGCACCTCGGGGAGTATCAGGCGGCCGTGGACAGTGGCCGCAAAGCCAACAGCACAAGGACTTGGAAGGAG GTGTGCTTCGCTTGTGTGGATGGAAAAGAATTCCGCTTGGCACAGATCTGTGGCTTACACATAGTCATCCATGCTGATGAACTGGAAGAGCTGATCAGTTACTATCAG GATCGTGGCTACTTTGAAGAACTGATTGCCCTTTTGGAAGCTGCTTTGGGCCTCGAGCGTGCTCACATGGGAATGTTTACTGAACTTGCCATCTTATACTCCAAATTCAAGCCTCAGAAAATGAGGGAACATCTGGAGCTCTTCTGGTCTAGAGTTAATATTCCAAAG gtgctcagagctgcagaacaGGCTCATCTCTGGGCAGAACTTGTATTCCTCTATGACAAGTATGAGGAGTATGACAATGCAATAATTACTATGATGAATCATCCCACTGATGCCTGGAAAGAAGGGCAGTTTAAAGACATAATTGCCAAG GTGGCCAATGTGGAGCTGTACTACAAAGCCTTGCAGTTCTACTTGGACTACAAACCTCTGCTGATCAACGATCTCCTGCTTGTGTTATCTCCACGACTGGATCACACCAGGACAGTCAATTTTTTCTCAAAG GTTAATCAGCTACTTTTAGTAAAGCCTTATCTGCGTTCAGTCCAGAACCACAACAACAAAGGAGTTAACGAAGCTCTTAACAACCTTTTAACAGAGGAGGAAGATTTCCAG GGTTTGAGAGCTTCCATCGATGCCTACGACAACTTTGATAACATCACGTTGGCTCAGCGTCTGGAGAAGCACGAACTCATTGAATTCAGGCGCATCGCAGCGTATCTGTACAAGGGCAACAACCGCTGGAAACAGAGCGTGGAGCTCTGCAAGAAAGACCGGCTGTATAAG GATGCTATGCAGTATGCTGCAGAGTCCAAAGATGCAGAGCTGGCTGAGAAGCTGCTCCAGTGGTTCTTGGAAGAAGGCAAGCAGGAGTGCTTTGCAGCCTGTCTTTTCACATGCTATGACTTGCTGCACCCAGATGTAGTCCTTGAGTTGGCATGGAGACATAACATCATGGACTTTGCAATGCCTTATTTCATCCAAGTGATGAGAGAGTACCTTACCAAA GTGGATAAACTTGATGCTTCTGAAAGCCtaagaaaagaagaggaacaAGTAACTGAACCTACTCCAATAGTATTTG GCCAGCAGTTGATGTTAACAGCAGGCCCCAGTGCAGTACCTCCCCAGGCAAACTTCCCATATGGATACACAGCGCCAGGATTCACCCAGCCGCCTGTTTATGGTTTCAATATGTAA